A part of Rhopalosiphum maidis isolate BTI-1 chromosome 3, ASM367621v3, whole genome shotgun sequence genomic DNA contains:
- the LOC113558468 gene encoding small ubiquitin-related modifier 3-like: protein MNSLVSSERINLKVLGQDNWLIQFKIRKNTQLRKLMNAYCEKTGLAYNSVRFRFDGRSVNEIDTAASLNLEEGDTIEVFQQQTGGCCF, encoded by the exons ATGAATTCTTTA gtATCTTCTGAACGTATTAACTTGAAGGTTCTCGGACAAGATAATtggttaatacaatttaaaattagaaaaaatactcaattaaGAAAGTTGATGAATGCGTACTGTGAAAAAact GGTCTTGCTTACAACTCAGTAAGATTTCGATTCGATGGACGATCGGTTAACGAGATTGATACGGCAGCTTCTTTAAATCTTGAAGAAGGTGATACAATTGAAGTGTTCCAACAGCAAACTGGtggttgttgtttttaa